From a single Silene latifolia isolate original U9 population chromosome 6, ASM4854445v1, whole genome shotgun sequence genomic region:
- the LOC141658462 gene encoding uncharacterized protein LOC141658462: MDEKTREMLKNLRCPPTKIIDSPPNEGNSPNSTAECDPRVNSYITHEQAGCDLEELKKTFWQESARVALQHYYEKQGIKLELFGEVSTGPIFIKGFSCFHLDFQAKPEDDGGFSPKKMFAEVFWSNKREAKVTFCGIMDPSDPELLKGCRHCGKKVLHPPGMKFFKPAKAFGLGASHG; the protein is encoded by the exons ATGGACGAAAAGACGAGGGAAATGCTTAAAAA CTTGCGGTGTCCCCCTACAAAAATAATCGACTCACCCCCTAATGAAGG GAATAGTCCAAATTCCACTGCTGAATGTGATCCCAG AGTGAACTCATACATCACACATGAGCAAGCAGGATGCGATCTAGAGGAGTTGAAGAAAACTTTTTGGCAAGAGTCAGCTCGTGTAGCTTTGCAGCATTATTACGAGAAACAG gGCATTAAGCTAGAGCTGTTCGGAGAGGTGTCTACTGGTCCTATTTTCATAAAAGGCTTCTCTTGTTTCCATCTCGACTTTCAAGCCAAACCCGAAGACGATGGTGggttttcaccaaaaaaaatgtttgctgaagtattcTGGTCCAACAAACGTGAAGCTAAAGTCACCTTTTGTGGCATCATGGATCCAAGTGATCCAG AATTGTTGAAGGGATGCCGCCATTGCGGCAAGAAAGTGCTTCATCCTCCGGGTATGAAGTTTTTCAAGCCCGCTAAAGCTTTTGGTTTAGGTGCTTCTCATGGTTGA
- the LOC141658461 gene encoding E3 ubiquitin-protein ligase ATL4-like, translated as MTRRKLDTTTTTTTATTFPQQSSVSSSSSSSSSKDVNSSILITVLILAIAVILSASLYLLLRFLRRNRSSTTTDTTADGGAVFRHSLSTASEQSLRRVSPIINALPLFTYNNQRAGDCAVCLSKFENDDVLRLLPMCCHAFHAECIDTWLRSNLTCPLCRSPVILSEIDVIGKISGQRSGSFRVEIGNVSNRTTSTVSGEIHRTFSIGNSFDYVIAGEDDVVVEVGTPMTDYYKETEVMEEQQEALAAEVGSRDGGWLKDYLSYSLYPRTASFRGSGRMFFTGSSRRSTVEVNTGNGGGYEVDDANRLADEIHDLFGWLSGN; from the coding sequence ATGACTCGCCGAAAACTcgacaccacaaccaccaccaccaccgcaaccacatTCCCTCAACAATCATCCGTCTCATCGTCGTCGTCATCTTCGTCGTCAAAAGACGTAAACTCTAGCATTTTAATTACTGTGCTAATCCTCGCAATTGCCGTCATCCTCTCCGCCTCTCTTTACCTCCTCCTCCGCTTCCTCCGCCGCAACCGCTCCTCCACCACCACCGATACCACCGCCGACGGCGGCGCTGTATTCCGACATTCTCTCTCCACCGCGTCGGAACAATCACTCCGGCGAGTATCACCGATTATCAACGCTCTCCCGCTTTTTACTTATAATAATCAACGCGCCGGCGATTGTGCCGTGTGTTTATCGAAATTCGAAAACGACGACGTTTTACGCCTTCTTCCAATGTGTTGTCACGCGTTTCATGCTGAGTGTATCGACACGTGGCTTAGGTCGAACCTCACGTGTCCGTTATGCCGGTCGCCGGTAATCTTGTCGGAAATTGACGTCATCGGAAAAATCTCCGGTCAACGTTCTGGAAGCTTCCGCGTCGAAATTGGCAACGTCAGCAATCGTACGACATCCACCGTCTCCGGCGAGATACACCGGACGTTTTCTATCGGAAATTCATTTGATTACGTCATTGCTGGCGAGGATGACGTGGTCGTGGAAGTCGGAACTCCGATGACGGATTACTATAAAGAGACGGAGGTGATGGAGGAGCAACAAGAAGCTCTCGCTGCTGAGGTAGGGTCACGTGACGGAGGTTGGTTGAAGGATTATTTGTCGTATTCGTTGTATCCAAGAACGGCGTCGTTTAGAGGTTCGGGAAGGATGTTTTTTACCGGGAGTAGTAGGAGGTCTACGGTGGAGGTGAACACGGGGAATGGAGGTGGTTACGAGGTTGACGATGCGAATCGACTCGCTGATGAAATTCATGACTTGTTTGGTTGGTTGTCCGGGAATTAA